One Methylocaldum marinum DNA window includes the following coding sequences:
- the darT gene encoding type II toxin-antitoxin system toxin DNA ADP-ribosyl transferase DarT — protein sequence MANHYPSLNPEKALIWRIVHRNNLPWILDNGLHCANSAVLAPSYVNIGNPDLIDKRRHRVVPIAPGGTLAEYVPFYFTPFSVMMKNIHSGRGVPQRRNEEIVILVSSLYRIQELGLPFIFTNAHAYPDWTNYYRDMSQLA from the coding sequence ATGGCTAACCACTACCCCAGCCTGAATCCCGAGAAGGCGCTGATCTGGCGCATTGTCCACAGGAACAACCTGCCATGGATTCTGGATAACGGCCTGCACTGCGCCAACTCGGCCGTGCTGGCGCCCAGTTACGTCAACATTGGCAACCCCGATCTGATCGACAAACGCCGACACCGCGTGGTGCCGATTGCGCCGGGCGGGACGCTGGCCGAATACGTTCCGTTCTACTTCACGCCGTTCTCGGTGATGATGAAGAATATCCACTCGGGCAGGGGTGTGCCGCAGCGCCGGAACGAAGAAATCGTGATTTTGGTGTCCAGCCTATACCGGATTCAGGAACTGGGATTGCCGTTCATTTTCACCAATGCGCACGCCTACCCGGACTGGACCAACTACTACCGTGATATGAGCCAGCTCGCGTAG
- a CDS encoding restriction endonuclease subunit S, producing the protein MTFDPEKALPELICWQLNHAAWANAWFRRAMQGGIMDAIQSSTLKTLQLPLPGLDEQALIFDRYQKITDRTRKDSDQLDKLRKQKLGLMQDLLIGKVPVQVDEPVPKAVNG; encoded by the coding sequence ATGACCTTCGATCCAGAGAAAGCTCTTCCCGAATTGATCTGCTGGCAGCTTAATCACGCTGCTTGGGCAAACGCTTGGTTTAGACGCGCAATGCAGGGTGGGATTATGGACGCTATCCAGTCCAGCACGTTGAAAACCCTTCAACTACCGCTGCCAGGCTTGGATGAACAGGCTCTAATCTTTGATCGATACCAGAAAATTACGGATCGAACTCGAAAGGATTCTGACCAGCTTGATAAGCTGAGGAAACAAAAACTCGGCCTCATGCAAGACCTCCTCATCGGCAAAGTCCCGGTGCAGGTCGATGAGCCGGTCCCGAAGGCTGTGAATGGCTAA
- a CDS encoding putative porin, giving the protein MNRNTTLNLIEALVKKGILDRESADAMIREAKAKAIADAKAELTEQDGKPSADPRADVPAVKGKSMHVAYVPNIVKDEIRKEVRAELREEVVKEVKAHARKEKWGVPAALPDWVNRFRLSGDFRVRFEDQLFADDNQAFSYYNWPVINEDGGITAAGENAVRNTTVDRQRYRIRLRLGLEAQIADHLKAGVRLATSNDRSPIAINQTLGQYGKQYEVALDRAFLQYDHVDSRGTDWFTVWAGRFANPWLSTDNLFDPDLSFEGFAGTFRLPIGPKAALAEDFFRSGPQYRQINMGVSTPNTAFLTVGAFPLQDIELESQDKWLWAAQGGFDWLFGTSTRVKAGIAYYDYKNIVAQPNALGSRRNDWTAPEFFTKGNSLAAIRSPANDPDGCAVDELVCLVGLASDFNIVDAMVSLDYGGFGANHVMLTANYSENIGFDRREIRRRTGDDIEPKTTAFQVRLDVGRPEIRKFGDWSTFIAYKYLERDSVLDAFTDSNFHLAGTDAKGWMAGMAYGLAKNTWANIRWLSADQIDSRSPPLGIDVLLVDLNARF; this is encoded by the coding sequence GTGAACCGCAATACGACCTTGAACTTGATCGAGGCCTTGGTCAAAAAGGGCATTCTGGACCGGGAGAGTGCCGATGCGATGATTCGCGAGGCTAAAGCCAAGGCGATTGCCGATGCGAAAGCGGAACTGACCGAACAGGATGGAAAGCCATCGGCGGATCCGCGGGCGGACGTTCCCGCGGTCAAGGGCAAATCGATGCATGTCGCTTATGTCCCGAACATCGTCAAGGATGAAATCCGAAAAGAGGTACGGGCAGAACTCAGGGAAGAAGTGGTGAAGGAAGTCAAGGCCCATGCCAGGAAGGAAAAATGGGGCGTGCCCGCAGCCCTGCCGGATTGGGTGAATCGATTCAGGCTGTCGGGTGATTTTCGGGTGCGTTTCGAGGATCAGCTATTTGCGGACGACAACCAGGCGTTCAGCTATTACAACTGGCCTGTCATTAATGAGGACGGCGGTATCACCGCCGCAGGCGAGAACGCTGTCCGAAATACCACGGTCGACCGGCAGCGCTATCGCATTCGCCTGCGCTTAGGGTTGGAAGCCCAAATTGCCGATCATCTGAAGGCGGGCGTCCGTCTCGCCACCAGCAACGACCGCAGCCCGATTGCCATCAACCAGACCCTGGGACAATACGGAAAACAGTACGAGGTGGCGCTGGACCGGGCCTTCCTGCAATACGACCACGTCGACAGCCGGGGCACGGACTGGTTCACCGTCTGGGCCGGCCGTTTCGCCAATCCGTGGCTATCCACGGACAATCTCTTCGATCCCGACCTCAGCTTCGAAGGTTTCGCCGGCACCTTCCGCTTGCCCATCGGGCCCAAAGCGGCGCTTGCCGAGGACTTTTTCAGGTCGGGGCCGCAGTACCGCCAGATCAACATGGGCGTTTCCACGCCGAATACGGCTTTCCTGACCGTGGGTGCGTTCCCTTTACAGGACATCGAACTGGAATCCCAGGACAAGTGGCTGTGGGCGGCGCAAGGCGGTTTCGATTGGTTGTTCGGCACCAGCACGCGCGTAAAGGCGGGGATCGCCTACTACGACTACAAGAATATCGTGGCCCAGCCTAATGCGCTCGGCAGCCGCCGGAACGACTGGACCGCGCCGGAATTTTTCACCAAGGGCAATAGCCTGGCCGCGATACGCAGTCCCGCCAACGATCCGGACGGATGCGCGGTCGACGAACTCGTCTGCCTGGTCGGTCTGGCGTCCGACTTCAATATCGTGGACGCCATGGTTTCCCTGGATTACGGCGGATTCGGCGCCAATCATGTCATGCTGACGGCCAACTATTCCGAGAACATCGGCTTCGACCGCAGAGAGATCCGCCGCCGTACCGGAGATGACATCGAGCCGAAAACCACGGCTTTTCAGGTGCGTCTCGACGTAGGCCGGCCGGAAATACGCAAATTCGGCGACTGGAGCACCTTCATCGCCTACAAATACCTCGAGCGCGATTCGGTGCTGGATGCGTTCACGGATTCCAATTTCCACTTGGCCGGCACCGATGCGAAAGGCTGGATGGCCGGCATGGCGTATGGCTTGGCGAAAAACACCTGGGCCAATATCCGCTGGCTGTCGGCCGACCAAATCGATAGCCGCTCGCCTCCGTTAGGGATCGACGTGCTGCTGGTGGACTTGAACGCACGGTTCTAA
- a CDS encoding type I restriction endonuclease subunit R: MSEYTEVEQPFLQQLEALGWTVVDQGAGLPQEAGRSLRANFRQWLLPEVFDAAVRSINRTDDGQEWLMDRQLEDLRSQLLRQPNRTLLEANEAIQSLLFKAQADVNELTGEADPVVRLIDFRHPENNRFHAINQFRVDTPGCVKTFIVPDIVLFVNGIPLAVVECKKGSETCANPMQEAFVQLQRYMRRRKETEAAGLKEGEPRLFHSNLLLIRTCGIEADYGTITSGEEHFFAWKTLYPRDDATREGMNAQQQLIAGMFAKPNLLHILRTCSVFMDTDGGSRVKVVCRYQQFRAANKIAERLRTGRTAMARSGVVWHTQGSGKSLTMVFLARMLRASRDLADYKIVLVNDRQDLEEQLGETATLIGGRVNVIESRQALRRHLATDSSDINMVMIHKFQEHKQTLTNTVAEALGTYRAMPSGKTFGVVNASERIILMIDEAHRTQSAELGDNLFEAFPNATRVAFTGTPLITERHGEKKTHKRFGEYIDTYRLMDAVNDGATLQILYEGKTADSALNEKHAFDQAFEDLFRDRSEEELLAIKRKYGATGDVLEAENRINAIAEDLVSHYVDNILPNGFKAQVVCHSKLACVRYQAGIEAALAERIKLEEAESPPDGELIKRLRFLKTAVVVSSDGTNEPAYITHVRKQAARMSAVDDFCRGFDLDDPDREYTGIAFLIVCDMLLTGFDAPIEQVMYIDKKLREHTLLQAIGRTNRVKKGKQRGYIVDYIGLSNHLTDALSLYAASDELQELHDGMQSIASELPVLEERYQRLLQHLAALGVKDIKAFVTGASNDPETDAAIVHEAVKALKDERQRADFEVYLKKFLLSLDIILPQPEAHPYRVSARRFGYILQATKERYKDTSIDLGGAGEKVKALINEYLISLGINPKIEPTELLAEDFLEKLALHAGKNSEAKASEMEHAIRKHCTVHHDEDPAFYKSLSEKVDALIEKHHEEWDLLAEKLAELRAEAIAGRRTGADGMSREATTFYEHILQVGFAVGSINDGEKAKFKVLMETTVEVLQETIASVDFWQNPDKQKRVRGMIKNEIAKSGIEELKQNRERVTVEIMKLAKNRHDELIRTIRAGAA; encoded by the coding sequence ATGTCCGAATACACCGAAGTCGAACAGCCCTTCCTGCAACAGCTCGAAGCCCTGGGCTGGACCGTCGTCGACCAGGGCGCCGGGCTGCCCCAGGAGGCCGGCCGGAGCCTCCGCGCCAACTTTCGCCAATGGTTGCTCCCGGAAGTATTCGACGCCGCGGTGCGGTCCATCAATCGCACGGACGACGGCCAGGAGTGGCTGATGGATCGGCAATTGGAAGATCTGCGCAGTCAGTTGTTGCGCCAGCCCAACCGGACCTTGTTGGAGGCCAATGAGGCCATTCAGTCACTGCTATTCAAGGCCCAGGCCGACGTCAATGAGTTGACCGGGGAAGCCGACCCGGTGGTGCGGCTGATCGATTTCCGCCATCCCGAAAACAATCGGTTCCATGCCATCAACCAGTTCCGCGTCGATACGCCGGGCTGCGTTAAAACCTTCATCGTTCCGGATATCGTGCTGTTCGTGAACGGTATCCCCCTGGCCGTCGTGGAATGCAAGAAAGGCTCGGAAACCTGCGCGAACCCGATGCAGGAGGCATTCGTCCAGTTGCAGCGCTATATGCGCCGACGCAAGGAGACCGAAGCGGCGGGCCTGAAGGAAGGGGAGCCCCGGTTGTTTCACAGCAACCTGCTCTTGATCCGCACCTGCGGCATCGAGGCCGACTACGGGACCATCACCTCGGGCGAGGAGCATTTCTTCGCATGGAAGACGCTCTACCCTCGGGACGACGCAACACGCGAGGGGATGAACGCCCAGCAGCAGTTGATTGCCGGGATGTTCGCGAAGCCGAATCTGCTGCACATCCTGCGCACCTGCTCGGTATTCATGGATACCGATGGCGGATCGCGGGTGAAGGTGGTGTGCCGCTACCAGCAGTTTCGCGCGGCCAACAAGATCGCGGAGCGTTTGCGGACCGGCCGAACGGCGATGGCGCGCAGCGGCGTGGTATGGCACACCCAAGGCTCGGGCAAATCGCTGACGATGGTGTTCCTGGCCCGGATGCTGCGCGCCAGCCGCGATCTGGCCGATTACAAGATCGTGCTCGTGAATGACCGGCAGGATCTGGAGGAACAGCTCGGGGAAACCGCGACCCTGATCGGCGGCCGGGTTAACGTGATCGAATCCCGGCAGGCCTTGCGCCGGCACCTGGCGACCGACAGCTCCGACATCAACATGGTGATGATCCACAAGTTTCAGGAACACAAGCAGACCCTGACCAACACCGTGGCCGAGGCGCTGGGCACCTATCGGGCGATGCCCTCGGGCAAGACTTTCGGGGTGGTGAACGCCTCGGAGCGGATCATCCTGATGATCGACGAGGCGCACCGCACGCAAAGCGCCGAATTGGGCGACAACCTGTTCGAGGCCTTTCCCAATGCCACGCGCGTGGCCTTTACCGGCACGCCGCTGATTACCGAACGCCACGGCGAGAAGAAAACCCACAAGCGCTTCGGCGAGTACATCGACACCTACCGGCTGATGGACGCGGTGAACGATGGGGCCACCCTGCAAATCCTGTACGAGGGGAAAACCGCGGACAGCGCGCTGAACGAAAAGCACGCCTTCGATCAGGCCTTCGAAGACCTGTTCCGTGATCGCAGCGAAGAGGAATTGCTGGCGATCAAGCGGAAATACGGCGCCACCGGCGATGTTCTGGAAGCCGAAAACCGCATCAATGCCATTGCCGAGGACCTGGTTAGCCACTACGTCGACAATATCCTGCCCAACGGTTTTAAGGCGCAGGTGGTGTGCCATTCCAAGCTGGCCTGCGTGCGCTACCAGGCCGGCATCGAGGCCGCGCTGGCTGAACGCATCAAGCTGGAGGAGGCCGAATCACCGCCCGATGGGGAGCTGATCAAACGCCTGCGTTTCCTGAAGACTGCGGTCGTGGTGTCGTCGGACGGCACCAATGAGCCGGCCTATATCACCCACGTCCGCAAGCAGGCCGCGCGGATGAGCGCTGTCGACGACTTCTGCCGGGGCTTCGATCTTGATGATCCGGATCGGGAATACACCGGCATTGCCTTCCTGATCGTTTGCGACATGCTGCTCACCGGCTTCGATGCCCCCATCGAGCAGGTGATGTACATCGACAAGAAGCTGCGCGAGCACACCTTGCTGCAAGCCATCGGCCGAACCAACCGGGTGAAGAAGGGCAAGCAGCGCGGCTATATCGTGGATTACATCGGGCTGTCCAATCATTTGACGGATGCCCTGAGCCTCTATGCCGCCAGCGATGAACTACAGGAACTCCATGACGGGATGCAAAGCATCGCCTCGGAGCTTCCGGTGCTGGAGGAGCGTTATCAACGCCTGTTGCAGCATCTTGCGGCGCTGGGGGTGAAAGACATCAAGGCCTTCGTGACCGGCGCCTCGAATGATCCGGAGACCGATGCCGCGATCGTGCACGAGGCCGTAAAAGCCTTGAAGGATGAAAGGCAGCGGGCTGACTTCGAGGTCTATCTGAAGAAGTTCCTGCTGAGCCTGGACATCATTCTGCCCCAACCCGAAGCCCATCCTTACCGGGTGTCCGCACGGCGCTTCGGTTACATCCTGCAAGCCACGAAGGAACGCTACAAGGACACGAGCATCGATCTGGGCGGCGCCGGCGAAAAGGTGAAGGCACTGATCAACGAGTATCTGATCAGCCTGGGCATCAACCCCAAGATCGAGCCTACGGAACTCCTGGCCGAGGATTTCCTGGAAAAGCTGGCCTTACACGCGGGCAAGAATAGCGAGGCCAAGGCCAGCGAGATGGAGCACGCGATTCGCAAACATTGCACGGTGCACCACGACGAGGACCCTGCGTTCTACAAGAGCTTGTCGGAAAAGGTCGATGCCCTGATCGAAAAGCATCACGAAGAGTGGGATTTGCTGGCGGAGAAGCTGGCCGAACTTCGTGCTGAGGCCATCGCCGGCCGCCGAACCGGCGCGGACGGTATGAGCCGGGAGGCCACGACCTTCTACGAGCACATCCTTCAGGTTGGCTTCGCCGTCGGTTCCATAAATGATGGGGAGAAAGCCAAATTCAAGGTGCTGATGGAGACGACCGTGGAGGTGCTCCAGGAAACCATCGCCAGCGTCGATTTCTGGCAAAACCCCGATAAGCAAAAGCGCGTTCGGGGGATGATCAAGAACGAGATTGCCAAGTCGGGGATCGAGGAGCTCAAACAGAATCGCGAGCGCGTGACCGTGGAAATCATGAAGTTGGCGAAGAATCGTCATGATGAGTTGATTCGCACGATACGGGCCGGGGCGGCATAA
- a CDS encoding ABC transporter substrate-binding protein, with protein MGVISGTAAADAAERLVVLTAYPEDVVSRYQAAFKKARPDIDLEIIWRMPRDALPYLRQSGQGGVDVYWSAAYANFLALKSEHAWRKLAADRAAVPERVGDAPIADPEGYFAATEMAGYGFGLNPEYLRRHSLPAPKTWEDLARPEFEGHLLFPIPSKVGFAPMLADVVLEACGWEKGWSLLSEIAANNELFAPGGPFMTDILTSEKKGIAVSMDFFFASAIANGAPLAFEYPDRVGYSPAHVAIAASTGKPEAAKAFVEFLLSQEGQKILFHPDIRKLPVRPDVYRSAPAGYFRPFEQPGNGFGYDAARNLARLPLVSTLFDAAIASRHEALKSLWALVRRAEAEAKRLGKVDMLEKAARARALAGSVPVSESEAEVLKSQFKPRSEQGDAQHRVDAAKSAWRESIERNAAEAERLAREVLAAAGQGGGA; from the coding sequence TTGGGGGTTATTTCCGGCACGGCTGCGGCCGATGCCGCCGAACGGCTGGTCGTGCTGACCGCCTATCCCGAGGACGTGGTTTCCCGTTATCAGGCCGCCTTCAAGAAGGCCCGGCCGGACATCGATCTTGAGATCATTTGGCGCATGCCGCGCGACGCCCTGCCTTATCTCCGGCAATCCGGGCAGGGCGGTGTGGACGTCTACTGGTCCGCCGCTTATGCCAACTTTCTGGCTCTGAAGTCCGAGCATGCCTGGCGGAAACTGGCCGCCGATCGGGCTGCTGTTCCGGAACGGGTGGGCGACGCTCCGATCGCCGATCCCGAGGGCTATTTCGCCGCGACCGAGATGGCCGGTTACGGCTTCGGGCTCAATCCCGAGTATCTCCGCCGGCATTCTTTGCCGGCTCCGAAAACCTGGGAGGACCTGGCCAGGCCTGAGTTCGAGGGCCATCTGCTCTTTCCGATTCCGTCCAAGGTGGGTTTCGCGCCGATGCTGGCGGACGTGGTGCTCGAAGCTTGCGGCTGGGAAAAAGGCTGGTCGCTCTTGAGCGAAATCGCTGCCAACAACGAATTGTTCGCGCCCGGCGGACCGTTCATGACCGATATTCTGACGAGCGAAAAGAAAGGCATTGCCGTGTCGATGGACTTTTTCTTCGCCTCGGCGATCGCGAACGGCGCGCCGCTGGCTTTTGAGTATCCTGATCGGGTCGGCTACTCGCCGGCCCATGTCGCTATCGCGGCATCGACCGGAAAGCCCGAAGCGGCCAAGGCGTTCGTGGAGTTTCTCTTATCCCAAGAGGGTCAAAAAATCCTGTTTCATCCGGATATCCGGAAACTGCCGGTTCGGCCGGATGTGTACCGATCCGCTCCCGCGGGGTATTTCCGCCCGTTCGAGCAACCCGGAAACGGCTTCGGTTACGATGCCGCGCGAAATCTCGCCCGCCTGCCCCTGGTCAGCACGCTCTTCGATGCCGCCATCGCCAGCCGGCACGAAGCGTTGAAGTCCCTGTGGGCGCTGGTGCGCCGGGCCGAAGCGGAGGCGAAACGGTTGGGAAAAGTCGACATGCTGGAGAAAGCGGCGCGGGCGCGAGCATTGGCGGGCAGCGTTCCCGTCTCGGAATCGGAAGCCGAAGTGCTGAAAAGTCAATTTAAGCCTCGGTCCGAACAGGGCGATGCTCAACACCGTGTCGACGCGGCAAAGTCCGCATGGCGCGAATCGATCGAGCGCAACGCCGCTGAAGCGGAACGCCTGGCGCGCGAGGTGCTGGCCGCAGCCGGCCAAGGAGGCGGCGCGTGA
- a CDS encoding TonB-dependent receptor plug domain-containing protein: MRFRLQWVLLGVSLPFAAAFALDEKTGGTENVFTLGVVEVSGSNLLSETNPTVETVTAEDIQKFNRYDVGSAVNMLPGVTLQNLGARNERLVHVRGFNSRQVPLFIDGIPVYVPYDGNVDLNRFTTFDIGEINVSKGFSSVLYGPNTLGGAINLVSRRPTRRLEGNVGTGVGFDSHFDYNFYQGHVNVGTNQGTWYAQGGFSYLDRQFFRLSEDFVPTRSEDGGRRDNSGNTDYKGSFKLGYTPNDTDEYAISYYNQNGRKDTPPYAGTDPTVSPRFWRWPYWNKESVYFVSRTAFLEDHYVKTRLYYDTFENALDSYDDARYTTQRRPFAFASKYDDYTFGAGLEYGTTILDDHLIKASFSYKQDVHREVDDLNLGTPTERYADQVFSYGLEDTITLTDRLKLSLGVSHDSQDQLQARAFTSGVSERFPLYNRSAINGQGGLFYDVTDNTQVHAFVARKTRFPTIKDRYSFRLGSAIPNPQLEPEDTLNYELGFDSRQGPVEFGASFFYSDISDAIESVTIAPTACSRPPCFQLQNIGKAEHLGYEAFATYTLDDTLKLHANYTFLDRNNRTNPNIRPLDTPKHKVFAYLEYTPWQYTRFIASTEYNASRFSSSDGRRQADAFLIGNLKAVWLVRKDLDAEFGVHNVSDENYAYEEGFPEPGRTYFMNANFRF; encoded by the coding sequence ATGCGATTTAGGCTGCAGTGGGTGCTTTTGGGGGTTTCTTTACCGTTCGCGGCGGCATTCGCGCTGGACGAAAAAACCGGCGGGACTGAGAACGTGTTTACGCTGGGTGTGGTGGAGGTTTCGGGATCGAACCTCTTGTCGGAAACCAATCCGACCGTCGAGACCGTCACCGCCGAGGACATACAAAAGTTCAACCGTTACGACGTGGGGTCGGCGGTCAACATGCTGCCGGGCGTCACCCTGCAAAATCTCGGGGCGCGCAACGAACGACTGGTCCACGTGCGAGGATTCAACTCGCGCCAGGTGCCGTTGTTCATCGACGGCATCCCGGTTTATGTGCCCTACGACGGCAACGTGGACCTGAACCGCTTCACCACTTTCGATATCGGCGAGATCAATGTCAGCAAAGGATTTTCGTCGGTGCTGTACGGACCCAATACCCTGGGCGGCGCCATCAACCTGGTCAGCCGGAGACCCACCCGGCGACTGGAGGGCAACGTCGGAACGGGCGTGGGATTCGACAGCCATTTCGACTACAACTTCTATCAAGGCCACGTCAATGTGGGCACGAACCAGGGAACCTGGTATGCCCAGGGCGGATTCTCCTACCTGGATCGCCAGTTCTTCCGCTTGTCCGAGGATTTCGTGCCGACCCGGAGCGAAGACGGCGGCAGAAGAGACAACAGCGGGAATACCGATTACAAGGGCAGCTTCAAACTCGGCTATACGCCCAACGACACCGACGAGTACGCCATCAGCTATTACAACCAGAACGGGCGCAAGGACACGCCGCCGTACGCGGGCACCGATCCGACCGTGTCGCCGCGTTTCTGGCGCTGGCCCTACTGGAACAAGGAGAGCGTGTATTTCGTTTCGCGCACCGCCTTCCTGGAGGATCACTATGTAAAGACCCGGCTTTATTACGACACCTTCGAGAATGCGCTCGACTCCTACGACGACGCCCGCTACACCACGCAGCGCAGGCCGTTCGCTTTCGCCAGCAAATATGACGACTACACCTTTGGCGCCGGCCTCGAGTACGGCACCACGATTCTCGACGATCATCTGATCAAGGCCTCTTTCAGCTACAAGCAGGACGTGCACCGGGAGGTCGACGATCTCAACCTGGGAACGCCGACCGAACGCTACGCCGACCAGGTCTTTTCCTACGGGCTGGAAGACACGATCACCCTCACCGACCGTCTGAAACTTTCCCTGGGCGTCAGTCACGACAGTCAGGACCAACTCCAGGCTCGGGCATTCACCAGCGGCGTATCGGAACGTTTCCCGCTGTACAACCGATCGGCGATCAACGGGCAGGGCGGGTTGTTCTACGATGTGACCGACAATACGCAGGTGCATGCCTTCGTGGCGCGGAAAACCCGCTTTCCGACCATCAAGGACCGGTATTCCTTCCGGCTCGGTTCGGCCATCCCGAATCCGCAATTGGAACCGGAAGACACCCTCAACTACGAGCTGGGCTTCGACAGCCGGCAAGGACCGGTAGAGTTCGGCGCGAGCTTTTTCTACAGCGACATCTCCGACGCCATCGAAAGCGTCACCATCGCGCCCACGGCTTGCAGCCGTCCGCCCTGTTTCCAGCTGCAGAACATCGGGAAGGCCGAGCATCTCGGCTACGAGGCGTTCGCGACCTATACGCTGGACGACACCTTGAAGCTGCACGCCAATTACACCTTCCTGGATCGCAACAACCGGACGAATCCCAATATCCGGCCGCTCGATACGCCCAAGCACAAGGTTTTTGCGTATCTCGAATACACGCCCTGGCAGTACACCCGCTTCATCGCCAGCACCGAGTACAACGCCAGCCGCTTCAGCAGCTCCGACGGACGACGGCAGGCGGACGCCTTCCTCATCGGAAATCTCAAGGCGGTGTGGCTGGTGCGCAAGGACCTGGACGCGGAGTTCGGGGTGCACAATGTGTCCGACGAAAACTACGCCTACGAGGAGGGATTCCCGGAACCGGGCCGTACTTACTTCATGAACGCCAATTTCAGGTTTTGA
- a CDS encoding di-heme oxidoreductase family protein, whose protein sequence is MRLSLVLALSLGAASAAGAAETLSGGSSTVTDAGREAYSRPSPALTPERLPEFFKGRGLFRQSWVIPPAEDIEIAGLGPLYNRISCAACHLKNARGKSPDGPDDDAGGLLIRLSVPGRSENGGPRPHPVYGDQLQNHGIPGVAEEGRVSIEYAEFAVTLADGETVSLRTPKIVLSDLRYGPLEGDVLMSARVGPAVYGLGLLEAASDETLLDLERRSKRDGIEGRVNRVWDAASGRVAIGRFGHKANVPNLPQQIAGAFLGDMGITSSLLPEENCTATQKDCRMAPSARRPELAPEQLDAVVLYVRSLAVPARRNPDDPEVVRGESLFREIGCNECHVETLQTGRFAPLPELSNQTIHPYTDLLVHDMGAELADGRPDFQAGPREWRTAPLWGIGLAASIAEHTTFLHDGRARNILEAVLWHGGEAAIVRDRVKGLGKSDRQALLRFLESL, encoded by the coding sequence ATGCGTCTCTCCCTCGTTCTTGCGCTATCGCTCGGAGCGGCTTCGGCGGCGGGCGCCGCGGAGACCTTGTCCGGCGGCAGTTCCACGGTAACCGATGCCGGCAGGGAGGCGTATTCCCGTCCGAGCCCCGCGTTGACGCCGGAAAGATTACCCGAGTTCTTCAAGGGACGGGGTCTGTTCCGCCAAAGCTGGGTCATTCCCCCGGCCGAGGACATCGAGATTGCCGGGCTCGGGCCGTTGTACAATCGGATTTCGTGCGCCGCCTGCCATCTCAAGAACGCCCGCGGCAAGTCGCCGGACGGTCCGGACGACGACGCCGGCGGGCTGCTGATCCGGTTGAGCGTGCCGGGCCGGTCCGAAAACGGCGGGCCGCGACCGCATCCGGTATACGGCGATCAACTGCAAAACCACGGGATCCCCGGCGTGGCGGAGGAGGGCAGGGTTTCTATCGAGTACGCGGAGTTTGCCGTCACGCTGGCCGACGGCGAAACGGTTTCCCTCCGAACACCCAAGATCGTTTTGAGCGATCTCCGCTACGGACCTTTGGAAGGGGACGTGCTCATGTCCGCCCGCGTGGGGCCTGCGGTATACGGGCTGGGACTGCTCGAAGCCGCGAGCGACGAGACCTTGCTGGATCTGGAGCGCCGCTCCAAGCGGGACGGCATCGAGGGCCGCGTCAACCGGGTGTGGGATGCGGCAAGCGGACGGGTTGCGATCGGCCGTTTCGGGCACAAGGCCAATGTGCCGAATCTTCCGCAGCAAATCGCCGGCGCCTTCCTGGGTGACATGGGCATCACCTCGTCCTTGTTGCCCGAGGAGAACTGCACGGCAACGCAGAAAGACTGCCGCATGGCGCCCTCTGCCCGCCGTCCGGAACTCGCGCCGGAACAGCTCGATGCCGTCGTGCTCTATGTCCGGAGCCTTGCGGTGCCCGCGCGACGAAACCCGGATGATCCGGAGGTCGTGCGCGGCGAATCCCTCTTTCGTGAGATCGGCTGCAACGAGTGCCACGTCGAAACGCTCCAAACCGGCCGTTTTGCGCCGCTGCCGGAGCTGTCGAACCAGACGATTCACCCCTACACCGATCTCCTGGTCCACGATATGGGCGCTGAACTCGCCGACGGACGGCCCGATTTCCAGGCAGGCCCGCGTGAATGGCGCACAGCGCCTTTGTGGGGTATCGGTTTGGCTGCGAGCATCGCCGAACACACCACCTTTCTCCACGACGGTCGTGCCCGCAACATCCTGGAAGCCGTGTTATGGCATGGCGGCGAAGCCGCCATCGTGCGGGATCGGGTGAAAGGGCTCGGGAAATCGGACCGGCAGGCATTGCTGCGGTTTCTCGAGTCGCTTTAG